In the Leptotrichia sp. oral taxon 847 genome, one interval contains:
- a CDS encoding ABC transporter permease has protein sequence MVEFFIAFRHIVERKFQSIFSMLGIAIAVTVFIVSLTVSNGLGRNMVSSLLTMSPHILIKHKQKNFFENYSEAVENLKKVEGVKAVIPKINSQSIIRSQGFARGVLAYGIMPENVKNDLNLKIVAGNNNVEELNSILVGDELAKGMGLKVGQEISLVSAENKEIKLIVRGIFKTGFLEYDTNLAIVPMKTIQILAEQGEVATDIWVKVDNPQKVENVEKKIQLNNVIPKSEYEIVDWKMINQSLLSAERFEKFVLIAILSLLLLIASFAVSVILNMIVREKIKDIGILKSIGYTNKHIRKIFMIEGLLLGFFGMVIGSILSPIVSILLKILFKVFMKNGTYYLEELPLYISAKELIIIYVVTFVVVFISTIFPATRAAKLKPVEALKYE, from the coding sequence ATGGTGGAGTTTTTTATTGCATTTAGGCACATTGTAGAAAGAAAGTTTCAAAGTATATTTTCAATGCTTGGAATTGCTATAGCTGTAACGGTTTTTATTGTGTCGTTAACTGTATCAAATGGACTTGGAAGAAATATGGTAAGTTCGCTTCTTACAATGAGTCCGCATATTTTAATAAAGCATAAGCAAAAAAATTTTTTTGAAAATTATAGTGAAGCGGTAGAAAATCTAAAAAAAGTAGAAGGTGTAAAAGCGGTTATTCCTAAAATAAATAGTCAGTCAATTATACGTTCACAGGGATTTGCAAGAGGAGTGCTTGCTTATGGAATAATGCCAGAAAATGTGAAAAATGACTTAAATTTGAAGATAGTTGCTGGAAATAACAATGTTGAAGAACTGAATTCAATTTTAGTTGGAGATGAACTGGCAAAGGGAATGGGTTTAAAAGTTGGTCAGGAGATAAGTCTTGTATCAGCGGAAAATAAAGAAATAAAATTAATTGTGAGAGGGATTTTTAAAACAGGATTTTTAGAATATGACACAAATCTTGCAATTGTTCCAATGAAAACTATACAAATTTTAGCAGAACAGGGAGAAGTGGCAACGGATATTTGGGTAAAGGTAGATAATCCTCAAAAAGTTGAAAATGTCGAAAAAAAAATACAGTTAAATAATGTAATTCCTAAATCAGAATACGAAATTGTGGATTGGAAAATGATAAATCAAAGTCTTTTAAGCGCTGAAAGATTTGAGAAATTTGTTTTAATTGCTATTTTGAGTTTACTTTTGCTAATTGCAAGTTTTGCCGTATCAGTTATTTTGAATATGATAGTCAGAGAAAAAATTAAAGATATTGGAATTTTAAAGTCAATTGGTTATACAAATAAACATATTCGAAAAATTTTTATGATAGAAGGACTTTTATTGGGATTTTTTGGAATGGTAATAGGGAGCATACTTTCACCAATTGTTTCAATTTTGTTAAAAATATTGTTTAAGGTGTTTATGAAAAATGGAACTTATTATTTGGAAGAATTGCCACTTTATATCTCAGCAAAAGAACTAATTATAATATATGTGGTTACGTTTGTAGTTGTATTTATCTCAACCATTTTTCCAGCAACAAGAGCAGCAAAATTAAAACCTGTGGAGGCTTTGAAATATGAATAA
- a CDS encoding ABC transporter ATP-binding protein: MNKIIELKNVSKIYKTKVEEIHVLKNINFAFNRGDFVSIQGKSGSGKTSLLNIMGLLDEPTNGEIIISGEKIDHKNEKMKNIIRNEKIGFVFQFHYLLNEFSSLENVMMPALINKNMTHEKAKKKAKELLSLVNLSNRTKHKPMELSGGEKQRVAIARAMMNDPDIILADEPTGNLDTETSNIINDLFIKINRERQQSIIIVTHSLELANLAKYKYKIENGKFNMILPTIKL, encoded by the coding sequence ATGAATAAGATAATAGAGTTAAAGAATGTAAGTAAAATTTACAAAACAAAAGTTGAAGAAATTCATGTATTGAAAAATATTAATTTTGCATTTAATAGAGGAGATTTTGTTTCGATTCAAGGAAAATCTGGAAGTGGAAAAACTTCACTTTTGAATATAATGGGACTTTTGGATGAGCCGACAAACGGTGAAATTATAATTAGTGGAGAAAAAATTGATCACAAAAATGAAAAAATGAAAAATATTATAAGAAATGAAAAAATAGGATTTGTCTTCCAGTTTCATTATTTGTTAAATGAATTTTCATCGCTGGAAAACGTTATGATGCCAGCTTTAATCAATAAAAATATGACTCACGAAAAGGCCAAAAAAAAGGCAAAGGAACTACTGTCCCTTGTAAATTTGTCAAATAGGACTAAACATAAGCCGATGGAATTATCTGGTGGAGAAAAGCAAAGGGTTGCAATAGCAAGAGCTATGATGAATGATCCTGATATCATACTAGCGGATGAACCGACGGGAAATTTGGATACGGAAACAAGTAACATAATAAATGATCTGTTTATTAAAATAAATAGAGAAAGACAGCAGTCAATAATAATTGTAACACATAGTTTGGAGCTGGCAAATTTGGCAAAATATAAGTATAAAATTGAAAATGGTAAATTTAATATGATTTTGCCGACGATAAAATTATAA
- the dinB gene encoding DNA polymerase IV yields MENNKIYLHYDMDAFFASIEQRDNPKLRGKAIAVGSGVVTTASYEARKFGIRSAMPMSNARKLCPHLKVVYPRKDVYFAEGKKIQDLIKKIIKIYEFTSVDEGYLDITQFIFAENQTEIKKISKIKRFIKKFKEYIYKNVNLTCSVGIGFSKVSAKIASDANKPNGFFIFKNKKHFINYIYDKNLEIIPGIGKKTREILKFSFEATKVSQLYEISKETLIRKFGASRGEYIYNVIRGKHFSKINVARQRKSYGYEITFSQNVDEIYELQEAMKAQVKKISQKLKEQKEFIKTVTVKIKYSDFTGHTRSKTFNNATNDEEVIYKISLENFNYFIKKDEVRLIGIYVSNIFKRRFIQLRLFEKT; encoded by the coding sequence ATGGAAAATAACAAAATATATCTTCATTATGATATGGATGCATTTTTTGCTTCCATTGAACAGCGAGATAATCCAAAATTGCGTGGAAAGGCGATTGCAGTTGGTAGTGGCGTTGTTACAACGGCAAGCTATGAAGCTAGAAAATTTGGAATAAGATCAGCTATGCCAATGTCAAATGCAAGAAAGTTGTGTCCACATTTAAAAGTAGTTTATCCCAGAAAAGATGTCTATTTTGCTGAAGGGAAAAAAATACAGGATTTAATAAAAAAAATTATCAAAATCTATGAATTCACTTCGGTAGATGAAGGTTATTTGGATATCACACAATTCATTTTTGCAGAAAATCAGACGGAAATAAAAAAAATTTCTAAAATAAAAAGATTTATAAAAAAGTTTAAGGAATATATATACAAAAATGTAAATTTAACTTGTTCTGTCGGAATAGGATTTAGTAAAGTTAGCGCAAAAATCGCAAGTGATGCCAACAAACCAAATGGATTTTTTATTTTCAAAAATAAAAAACATTTTATAAATTACATCTACGATAAAAATTTGGAGATAATTCCAGGCATTGGGAAAAAAACGAGAGAAATTTTAAAATTTTCTTTTGAAGCGACAAAAGTTTCACAGCTATATGAAATTTCAAAAGAGACATTAATTAGAAAATTTGGTGCGAGTAGAGGCGAGTATATCTATAACGTTATTCGAGGTAAGCATTTTTCCAAGATTAATGTTGCTAGGCAAAGAAAATCATACGGCTATGAAATAACTTTTAGCCAAAATGTTGATGAGATTTATGAACTTCAAGAAGCAATGAAAGCGCAAGTAAAAAAAATTAGCCAAAAGTTAAAAGAGCAGAAAGAATTTATAAAAACAGTTACAGTAAAAATAAAATATTCTGATTTTACTGGGCACACTCGGTCAAAGACGTTTAATAATGCAACAAATGATGAAGAAGTAATTTATAAAATTTCACTTGAAAATTTTAATTATTTTATAAAAAAAGATGAAGTGAGACTTATTGGAATTTATGTGAGCAACATTTTTAAGAGGCGTTTTATACAGCTGAGATTGTTTGAGAAAACTTGA
- a CDS encoding ATP synthase subunit G, producing MAKEILEKIKAAEKEADGIIMDSNDAAKDILKNIDEKIKSDSEKVLSQASKEAENIKKTSVEKAKEKVKFLLDSEAENIKKILEIDDAKIEKVVDLLAERIVK from the coding sequence TTGGCAAAAGAAATTTTAGAAAAAATAAAAGCTGCTGAAAAAGAAGCGGATGGTATTATTATGGACTCAAACGATGCTGCAAAGGATATTTTGAAAAATATCGACGAGAAAATAAAGTCGGATAGTGAAAAAGTGCTTTCACAAGCATCAAAAGAAGCAGAAAATATAAAAAAAACTTCAGTGGAAAAAGCCAAAGAAAAAGTTAAGTTTCTTTTAGATAGTGAAGCAGAAAATATAAAAAAAATTCTTGAAATTGATGACGCAAAAATAGAAAAAGTCGTTGATTTATTGGCAGAGAGGATTGTAAAATAA
- a CDS encoding V-type ATP synthase subunit I yields MAIVKMSKFDLVIFDSKRAKVLKRLQKFKEVNFVDVNLNDDENDEINENKIEGVTKYVNNEELTHIEERLHQVSSAISLIKKYDVKKTRLRDVIKGNENYTFDELSKKVLSYDWKKISSELNSIGAKYANIKSKISKKYNKYDEIDLWERLDVNPKELKQLKKVNSYLGTVPLKLKGTFIEQISNLSNTYYEELKIVKDEVYYLVISLIEENEAEKLSEVFRDSSFTVANLDIDAIPQDYKDKLQKEISELKKEKRKLKSKIKSYSEDLTDLEAIYEYLQNKKLRITESEKLAQTENTNIINGWIPTSKKDEFEKLIREETNGNYYVSFEEAKKDDETVPIKLKNGRISTNFETLTQMYAYPRYNEIDPTPLFTPFYILFFGMMGADVGYGLVLLLATAITLRIVNLNDSMRKSVKFFFYLSFSVIFWGFLYGSYFGATIPKMWRLIDPSSEYNTLLIGSIVFGVVHIFVGLGIKAYMLIRDGKSLDAIYDVLFWYMSLAGGIVFLIFKLKNLSPVVTQVSMWVMILGMVGIILTGGREAKSVGAKLGGGLYSLYGISSYIGDFVSYSRLMALGLSGGFIASAINMIAGMIAGNWAGMIFVPVILVFGHLFNMFLSFLGAYVHTSRLMYVEYFGKFYEGGGRPFKDFRTETKKINLKD; encoded by the coding sequence ATGGCAATAGTAAAGATGAGTAAATTTGATTTGGTCATTTTTGATTCCAAAAGAGCAAAAGTGCTAAAAAGACTTCAAAAATTTAAAGAAGTCAATTTTGTCGATGTAAACTTAAATGATGATGAAAATGATGAAATCAATGAAAATAAAATCGAAGGCGTGACAAAATATGTGAACAATGAAGAATTGACACATATTGAAGAGAGACTTCATCAAGTTAGTAGTGCAATTTCCTTGATAAAAAAATATGATGTAAAAAAAACTCGATTAAGAGACGTTATCAAAGGGAATGAAAATTATACATTTGATGAATTGTCTAAAAAAGTTTTGTCGTACGATTGGAAAAAAATATCTTCTGAGTTAAATAGTATTGGAGCCAAGTACGCCAATATAAAAAGTAAAATTTCTAAAAAATATAACAAGTACGATGAAATTGATTTATGGGAAAGACTTGATGTCAATCCAAAAGAATTAAAGCAATTAAAAAAAGTTAATTCTTATTTAGGAACTGTGCCGTTAAAATTAAAAGGCACATTTATTGAACAAATTTCAAATTTGAGTAATACTTATTATGAAGAGTTGAAAATTGTAAAAGATGAAGTTTATTATCTTGTAATTTCACTTATTGAAGAAAATGAAGCCGAAAAGCTGTCTGAAGTATTTAGAGATAGCAGTTTTACTGTGGCAAATCTGGATATAGATGCAATTCCTCAGGATTACAAAGATAAGTTGCAAAAAGAAATTTCTGAATTAAAAAAGGAAAAAAGAAAATTAAAATCAAAAATCAAATCATATAGTGAAGATTTAACAGATTTGGAAGCAATTTATGAATATTTACAAAATAAAAAATTGAGAATTACTGAATCTGAAAAATTAGCACAGACAGAAAATACCAATATTATTAATGGATGGATACCAACATCAAAAAAAGATGAATTTGAAAAATTGATAAGAGAAGAAACAAATGGAAACTATTATGTAAGTTTTGAAGAAGCTAAAAAAGATGATGAAACGGTTCCAATTAAATTAAAAAATGGTAGAATTTCGACTAATTTTGAAACTCTTACACAGATGTACGCTTATCCAAGATATAACGAAATTGATCCTACACCATTATTTACACCATTTTATATTTTATTTTTCGGTATGATGGGAGCGGATGTCGGATATGGATTGGTGCTTTTACTCGCAACAGCCATCACTTTAAGAATTGTAAATCTTAATGATAGTATGAGAAAATCAGTTAAATTTTTCTTTTATTTGAGTTTTTCAGTTATCTTTTGGGGATTTTTATACGGTTCGTACTTTGGTGCAACAATACCAAAAATGTGGCGTTTAATTGATCCTTCCAGCGAATATAATACACTTCTTATAGGTTCTATTGTATTTGGAGTTGTTCATATTTTTGTTGGACTTGGAATAAAAGCGTATATGTTAATTCGTGATGGAAAATCGCTTGATGCAATTTATGATGTATTATTTTGGTATATGTCACTTGCAGGTGGAATTGTATTTTTAATTTTCAAATTGAAGAATTTATCGCCTGTTGTAACTCAAGTTTCAATGTGGGTGATGATTTTAGGAATGGTTGGAATTATACTTACGGGTGGAAGAGAAGCTAAAAGTGTCGGTGCAAAACTAGGTGGCGGATTATATAGTCTTTATGGTATTTCAAGTTATATTGGAGATTTTGTGTCTTATTCAAGGCTTATGGCGCTAGGGCTTTCTGGTGGATTTATCGCATCGGCAATTAATATGATTGCAGGAATGATTGCGGGAAATTGGGCTGGAATGATATTTGTACCTGTGATTTTAGTATTTGGACATCTATTTAATATGTTTTTATCGTTCTTGGGTGCATATGTTCATACATCAAGACTTATGTATGTAGAATATTTTGGAAAATTTTATGAAGGTGGAGGAAGACCTTTTAAAGATTTTAGAACAGAAACTAAAAAAATAAATTTAAAAGATTAA
- a CDS encoding V-type ATP synthase subunit K: MNLNLSQFLAQNGGAVFATLGAALATLLAGIGSAKGVGLVGEVATGLMSEEPEKFGKSLVLQLLPGTQGLYGFVIGLMVLGKITKDLTVANGLGILMACLPIAIAGYGSAIAQGRVAASGISLLAKNEEQNTKGIIYAVMVETYALLAFVVSIMLLGKF; encoded by the coding sequence ATGAATTTGAATTTATCACAATTTTTAGCACAAAATGGAGGTGCTGTATTTGCAACATTAGGAGCGGCATTAGCAACATTATTAGCAGGAATTGGTTCTGCTAAAGGAGTAGGATTAGTTGGAGAAGTGGCAACAGGACTTATGAGTGAAGAACCTGAAAAATTTGGGAAATCACTAGTATTACAATTGTTACCAGGTACACAAGGGTTATATGGTTTCGTTATTGGACTTATGGTTTTGGGAAAAATAACTAAAGATCTTACTGTTGCAAATGGTTTAGGAATTTTAATGGCTTGTCTTCCAATCGCAATCGCAGGATACGGTTCAGCAATCGCACAAGGTAGAGTAGCAGCATCAGGAATTAGCTTACTTGCAAAAAATGAAGAACAAAATACAAAAGGTATTATTTATGCGGTAATGGTTGAAACTTATGCACTACTTGCATTCGTAGTATCTATTATGTTATTAGGTAAATTTTAG
- a CDS encoding V-type ATP synthase subunit E translates to MSNIDNLTSKILNDAKIAGEQIVSEAQEKADKKYETSMKKVAQKKEKILETAKKEQVLLTDRIKSSANLKIRNEKLKAKQIVIDKVIEKLKQKLANMTKEDYMAYLNKNIDKNSISSKELIVKKEFLQDVKKEFKDAKIKENEFVSSGFIIEENGVQKNYTFEVKIDFMRDELEVEISKLLFS, encoded by the coding sequence ATGTCTAACATTGACAATTTGACATCAAAAATTTTAAATGATGCAAAAATTGCTGGAGAGCAGATTGTGAGTGAAGCACAAGAAAAAGCGGATAAAAAATATGAAACAAGTATGAAAAAAGTTGCACAAAAAAAAGAAAAAATTCTTGAAACAGCAAAAAAAGAGCAAGTGCTTTTGACTGATAGAATAAAATCAAGTGCAAATTTGAAAATAAGAAATGAAAAATTAAAAGCAAAACAAATAGTAATTGACAAAGTTATAGAAAAGTTAAAACAAAAATTAGCAAATATGACAAAAGAAGATTACATGGCGTATTTAAACAAAAACATTGATAAAAATTCGATTTCTTCAAAAGAATTAATTGTAAAAAAAGAATTTTTACAAGATGTAAAAAAAGAGTTTAAAGACGCTAAAATTAAAGAAAATGAATTTGTAAGCTCAGGATTTATCATTGAGGAAAATGGTGTTCAAAAGAATTATACTTTTGAAGTAAAAATAGATTTTATGAGAGACGAATTGGAAGTGGAAATTTCGAAACTTCTTTTCTCATAA
- a CDS encoding V-type ATP synthase subunit C produces MNRMDYGQSVVTIRVLEKRLLTKNRLERMIESETCEEVLKLLSETEYSQDMMDIQNSRDYEKILKRETERVFSLVRNMSKNKEVVDILSLKYDYHNLKVLIKSKVFEKDNTNLLMNAGTVDITKFKTKSEVQSLDLPEGILEAIAEIKKEENLSPQKIDIIVEKYYFKNLVNLSKKIDVKVITDYVKGLIDFQNIITLFRVQKQNRNAKFLDSVIFDGGTISKDKIVASLNDSSETILNKFKKERLGPYLVKGVEVFNETKRLSEFEKISDNYLMELTKESKYIVFGPEPLFTYLVAKEREINAIRLIMVSKINNISSEKIRERLRDTYA; encoded by the coding sequence ATGAATAGAATGGATTACGGTCAAAGTGTCGTAACTATTAGAGTATTAGAAAAAAGACTCTTAACTAAAAATAGGCTTGAGCGAATGATAGAATCTGAAACTTGCGAAGAAGTTTTGAAATTATTATCGGAAACTGAGTATTCTCAAGATATGATGGATATTCAAAATAGTAGAGATTATGAAAAAATTTTAAAAAGGGAAACTGAAAGAGTTTTTTCGTTAGTTCGCAATATGTCTAAAAATAAAGAAGTTGTTGATATTTTGTCATTAAAATATGACTATCACAATTTGAAAGTATTGATAAAAAGCAAAGTTTTTGAAAAAGATAACACAAATTTATTGATGAATGCTGGAACAGTTGATATAACAAAATTTAAGACAAAATCTGAAGTTCAAAGTTTGGATTTGCCAGAAGGAATTTTGGAAGCAATTGCGGAAATAAAAAAGGAAGAAAATCTTAGTCCACAAAAAATTGATATTATTGTGGAAAAATATTATTTCAAAAATTTAGTGAATTTATCGAAAAAAATTGATGTGAAAGTCATAACAGATTACGTCAAAGGACTTATCGACTTTCAAAATATAATAACTTTATTTAGAGTTCAAAAACAAAATAGAAATGCAAAGTTTTTGGATAGTGTAATATTTGACGGTGGGACAATTTCAAAAGATAAAATTGTGGCGTCATTAAATGACAGTTCGGAAACAATTTTGAATAAATTTAAAAAAGAAAGATTGGGACCATATTTGGTAAAAGGAGTTGAAGTTTTTAACGAAACAAAAAGATTGTCAGAATTTGAAAAAATATCGGATAATTATTTGATGGAATTAACTAAAGAATCTAAATACATCGTATTTGGACCTGAGCCGCTATTTACATATCTTGTTGCAAAAGAGCGAGAAATCAATGCAATTAGACTTATTATGGTCAGCAAAATTAATAATATAAGTTCAGAGAAAATAAGGGAAAGGCTGCGTGATACATATGCATAA
- a CDS encoding V-type ATP synthase subunit F, whose protein sequence is MHKIGVVGDKDTILPFKALGLCVYPVITKEEARHFIDEMAKDNFGIIFVTEQIATLVKETIERYAGKIMPAVIVIPNNQGTLGLGLNKIDEYVEKAIGSNIF, encoded by the coding sequence ATGCATAAAATAGGTGTTGTTGGAGATAAAGATACAATTTTACCATTTAAAGCACTGGGACTTTGCGTATATCCTGTAATAACTAAAGAAGAGGCAAGACATTTTATAGATGAAATGGCAAAAGATAACTTTGGTATTATTTTTGTAACTGAGCAGATAGCTACTTTGGTAAAAGAAACGATTGAGCGATATGCGGGTAAGATAATGCCAGCAGTTATTGTCATTCCTAACAATCAAGGAACACTTGGATTAGGATTAAATAAAATAGATGAATATGTAGAAAAAGCAATTGGCTCTAACATATTTTAA
- a CDS encoding V-type ATP synthase subunit A — protein sequence MKTGRIIRVSGPLVVAEGMENANVYDVVRVSDSKLIGEIIEMRGDKASIQVYEETVGIGPGEPVYTTGEPLSVELGPGLLEAMFDGIQRPLKEYQNIAGDFLTKGVEVAPLNRTKKWEFDPVLKAGEKVQEGDILGAVQETSVVSHKIMVPVGVKGTLKSIKAGNFTVTETVAVIETENGDVEVQMMQKWPVRRGRKYAKKINPEAPLITGQRVIDTFFPVTKGGTACVPGPFGSGKTVVQHQMAKWADAEIIVYVGCGERGNEMTDVLMEFPEIVDPKTGESLMKRTVLIANTSNMPVAAREASIYTGITIAEYFRDMGYSVAIMADSTSRWAEALREMSGRLEEMPGDEGYPAYLGSRAAEFYERAGHVVCLGKDGREGALTVIGAVSPPGGDISEPVSQATLRIVKVFWGLDANLAYRRHFPAINWLNSYTLYQTKVDRWMDKNVGPEFSKNRSKAMSLLQEESSLQEIVRLVGKDTLSEKDQLKLEVAKSIREDYLQQNAFMESDTYTSLEKQDKMLELVLKFYDEGIRGLDNGAYLSEISELAVREKIARAKYLPESELNKIDEISKELTEEIDNLISGGGALNA from the coding sequence TTGAAAACAGGAAGAATTATTAGGGTATCAGGACCTCTTGTAGTTGCAGAGGGTATGGAAAATGCCAATGTTTATGATGTGGTAAGAGTTTCTGATAGTAAACTTATAGGCGAAATTATTGAAATGAGAGGAGACAAGGCCTCTATTCAAGTATATGAAGAAACAGTGGGAATAGGTCCAGGCGAACCTGTTTATACAACAGGGGAGCCTTTGAGTGTGGAATTGGGACCAGGATTACTGGAAGCGATGTTCGATGGGATCCAAAGACCGTTAAAAGAATATCAGAATATTGCTGGAGATTTTTTAACTAAAGGAGTGGAAGTCGCTCCATTAAATAGAACTAAAAAATGGGAATTTGATCCAGTTTTAAAAGCTGGAGAAAAAGTTCAAGAGGGAGATATATTAGGCGCTGTTCAGGAAACATCAGTTGTAAGCCATAAAATAATGGTGCCAGTTGGAGTGAAAGGAACACTAAAATCAATAAAAGCTGGAAATTTTACAGTGACTGAAACAGTCGCAGTAATCGAAACTGAAAATGGTGATGTTGAAGTTCAAATGATGCAGAAATGGCCTGTTAGAAGGGGAAGAAAATATGCAAAAAAAATAAATCCGGAAGCTCCATTGATAACAGGACAAAGGGTAATTGACACATTTTTTCCCGTAACAAAGGGTGGAACTGCGTGTGTACCAGGACCATTCGGTTCAGGGAAAACAGTTGTGCAGCACCAGATGGCAAAATGGGCGGATGCTGAAATTATCGTATATGTAGGTTGTGGAGAACGTGGAAACGAAATGACAGACGTTCTTATGGAATTTCCAGAAATTGTCGACCCTAAAACAGGGGAATCACTTATGAAAAGAACAGTACTTATTGCAAATACTTCAAATATGCCGGTTGCAGCAAGGGAAGCTAGTATCTATACTGGAATTACTATTGCTGAGTACTTTAGGGATATGGGATATTCAGTTGCGATAATGGCGGATTCTACATCGAGATGGGCAGAAGCATTAAGAGAAATGTCAGGACGTCTTGAAGAAATGCCGGGAGATGAAGGTTATCCAGCATATCTTGGTTCGAGAGCTGCTGAGTTTTATGAAAGAGCTGGACATGTTGTTTGTTTAGGAAAAGATGGAAGAGAAGGGGCACTAACAGTTATTGGTGCGGTATCGCCTCCAGGTGGAGATATTTCTGAACCAGTATCACAGGCGACTTTGAGAATCGTTAAGGTATTCTGGGGACTTGATGCCAATTTGGCGTATAGACGTCATTTTCCAGCGATTAACTGGTTAAATTCTTACACTCTGTATCAAACAAAAGTCGATAGATGGATGGACAAAAATGTTGGACCTGAGTTTTCTAAAAATAGATCAAAAGCTATGTCATTATTACAAGAAGAATCCAGTTTACAAGAAATTGTGAGACTTGTTGGAAAAGATACTCTGTCTGAAAAAGACCAATTGAAACTGGAAGTAGCAAAATCAATAAGAGAAGATTATTTGCAACAAAATGCTTTTATGGAATCTGATACTTATACTTCACTTGAAAAACAAGATAAAATGTTAGAGTTAGTTTTGAAATTTTATGATGAAGGAATAAGAGGTTTGGATAATGGAGCGTATCTAAGCGAAATTTCAGAGTTAGCGGTAAGAGAAAAAATTGCCAGAGCAAAATATTTGCCAGAATCTGAATTAAATAAAATCGATGAAATTTCAAAAGAGTTGACTGAAGAAATTGATAATTTAATCAGTGGAGGAGGTGCATTAAATGCTTAA
- a CDS encoding V-type ATP synthase subunit B: protein MLKEYKTIKEIVGPLMVVEGVEGITYEELVEIQTQTGELRRGRVLEVSGDKAVVQLFENSAGINLKDSKVRFLGRPLSLGVSEDMIGRVFDGLGRPKDNGPKIIPEQTLDINGVAINPVARDYPSEFIQTGVSAIDGLNTLVRGQKLPIFSGSGLPHADLALQIARQAKVLGKDEKFAVVFGAIGITFEEAQFFIDDFTKTGAIDRAVLFMNLANDPAIERLATPKMALTCAEYLAFEKDMHVLVILTDLTNYCEALREVSAARKEVPGRRGYPGYLYTDLSTIYERAGRIKGRKGSITQIPILTMPEDDKTHPIPDLTGYITEGQIILSRDLYKQNLMPPIDVLPSLSRLKDKGIGKGKTREDHADTMNQLFAAYATGKEAKELAVILGESALSETDKAFVRFTNAFEQQYVAQGFENNRSIEDTLNLGWDLLKILPRTELKRIRDEYLEKYLPKGDE, encoded by the coding sequence ATGCTTAAAGAATACAAAACTATAAAAGAAATAGTAGGACCACTTATGGTAGTTGAAGGAGTGGAAGGAATTACATATGAAGAATTGGTAGAAATTCAGACTCAAACTGGAGAACTTCGTCGTGGTAGGGTTTTGGAAGTTAGTGGAGATAAAGCGGTTGTGCAATTATTTGAAAATTCGGCTGGAATTAACTTAAAAGACTCAAAAGTTAGATTTTTGGGAAGACCATTATCCCTTGGAGTTTCTGAAGATATGATAGGACGTGTATTTGATGGGCTTGGAAGACCAAAAGACAATGGTCCTAAAATTATACCAGAACAGACACTAGATATTAATGGGGTTGCGATAAATCCAGTTGCTCGTGATTATCCATCAGAGTTCATTCAGACTGGAGTTTCAGCAATTGATGGACTAAATACGCTTGTAAGAGGGCAAAAATTACCGATATTCTCTGGTTCAGGTCTGCCGCACGCTGATTTGGCACTGCAAATTGCAAGACAGGCAAAAGTTTTAGGAAAAGATGAAAAATTTGCAGTTGTGTTTGGAGCAATTGGAATTACATTTGAAGAAGCACAGTTCTTTATTGATGACTTTACAAAAACGGGTGCAATTGATAGAGCAGTGTTGTTTATGAACTTGGCAAATGATCCAGCGATTGAAAGACTTGCAACTCCTAAAATGGCTCTTACTTGTGCTGAATATTTGGCATTTGAAAAGGATATGCACGTGTTGGTAATACTTACTGATTTAACTAACTATTGTGAAGCGTTAAGAGAAGTTTCGGCCGCAAGAAAAGAAGTTCCAGGGCGTCGTGGTTATCCAGGATATCTTTATACCGATTTATCAACAATTTATGAAAGAGCTGGAAGAATTAAGGGAAGAAAAGGTTCAATTACGCAAATTCCTATTTTGACAATGCCTGAAGATGATAAGACTCACCCAATTCCAGATTTGACGGGGTATATTACGGAAGGGCAAATTATTTTATCAAGAGATTTGTATAAACAAAATTTGATGCCACCAATTGATGTTTTACCATCGCTTTCAAGATTGAAAGATAAAGGGATTGGAAAAGGAAAAACGAGAGAAGATCACGCTGATACGATGAACCAGTTGTTTGCAGCTTATGCGACTGGTAAGGAAGCTAAAGAACTTGCAGTAATTTTGGGAGAATCGGCGCTATCTGAAACAGATAAAGCGTTTGTAAGATTTACAAATGCGTTTGAGCAGCAGTATGTGGCACAAGGATTTGAAAATAACAGATCAATTGAAGATACACTAAATTTAGGATGGGATTTGTTAAAAATATTGCCAAGAACAGAGCTTAAGAGAATTAGAGATGAATATCTGGAAAAATATTTACCAAAAGGTGATGAATAA